The window GACAAACCTACAAGGCAAGCTCACAAGTTCCACTTCCAAAATCCATATACCAAGAGTTGTTCCAAGAGCTCCAATTTACCAACTCaagctccaaattaacataaattcaatctaaTTTACACAATTCACTAAATTAGAACTAGGGTACACAAAAATGGGCAAACCACAAGGGtttagagttttcttaccttTACCCACGAGTTAAATGGACAAAAACTAGTGATTATCCACCGCTAGAgtacctctaaaccatcaaaatcacaaaatctctcaaTTACCAAAACCTAAAATCACGAACTAAAAAAGGGATAGTTGGGTGAGAAAACGtgattcacttatcaaattgatATGTAATTTTTGTAGAGAATTCCGAGACGAACGCGTGGCCGCTGACGGCTTGTCAATCGAAGTTCCGAATCAAAAGTTACGTTGGATTgaagattgaaattgaaattggaacCTCACTTCTCACCTTTGTTCCATTTCAGCGTGAATCACATATGGGGAAGGTTTGTGGCTGAATTGCTTAGCTTTAGGTTTATATATATTAGGCTATTGGGACCAGTTTGGGTCCAGTCCAACTGGTTCGGCCCGTtcagcccaatcttgggccaaattttttaaaattagtgtcaaaattcttattttaattttctctatattattaaactataaaattatattttctaatttgttagaataataattaatttatttgctaattatttactaatttcacAGATTTTACATcttacccccctaacagaaattttcatcCTCGAAAATTTGCTATCAAATCTTCATATATGCTCTCTCATATCCAACCGATCTCTTATCATTTATTTATTCTTCTAACATGAATTCAAACATAAATTCACATTCTCTAGTCTCAGGTACAACATTATAAACTTAATCATATTCAAGCCTAACTCTATCCCTTTGTTTCACTCTTAACTTAGTCTAGTTCCTTTTCAACAACTGCAAACTTACTTACCCTTCAAGAGTCCATCTAAGCCTAATTAATCTCAAATCCTTCTTAGCTATTTCAAACACTAATCAATTCTCCAATCTCTTAGTCTAATTCAATCTGTTATAACCTAAATCACACACACTTTCCACTTCTCGATCCTACGCCGATTCCTCAAGACACCCTCATATCCTAAAACTCTTTCCCCATGTCACTACAATTCTAGATCTATCAAAATTACTGCGCTTTCGCTATGTCACTCTGATTATAAGCCACTAAGATCTTAATCATGCTACTACTCTTCCAGATCACTCCTTGAATCCCTTCATCTCTTTAACTAAATGTCATCGACCTTTAGTCCAGATGCACAAGTTCTAATCCTTATCTTTCTCCACCACCTAATCCATTACCGTCTCCATCACAATCCCTAGGTTATTCGCTCCATCCCTTCAGCAATAGCTCGCACAACAACATCCACAAATTCAGCTGTATCACCTCACTTGCGTCCACGAGAAGCCCTTTGGGGTCATGTCCACAccgaacaattgatattaaggtgatcagtcttaatatctaaagtctagtgcttcaaatctCCAAAGGTAATGTTCATGAATAATTATGCTATATATGTCAAGCAGACATCCTAAATAACATGTACACACAGccagagtatgctcagaagcatagtcagtccattccccagGCTCTACGGGAAACGAActtctctgataccataatgtaacaccctacaacacaaaatcttatgcttaagtcataagacagaggtggtgaggtattataacctctaagagtaaaattatatatataatatagtgaaaaaggtctatacactacaagaaaatggaatatttgtaacaaaaattttgtatcaaatttaaaattgttacgaaaaataattttttgtaataataattggtgattgttacaaaagaataatgttctgtaacaacattacaaattgttacaaaacatgctaatattttgtaacaacctcattttttttgttataaattatattagtttttgtaacgaattgttgttttgttacaaaatattataatattttgtaacaaagaaTAAAGTAGTtgcaaaaatttgaaatattttgtaacaaaatatctttttgtttcaaaaacttcaattgttttgtaacaaaaaattaatttgtcacaaaattcaacatTGTTTGTAATAAGttttttgtttgtcacaaaatgtaattatattttataacaaaaaattatttcaaaatgttaaacactttgagagtaaaaaaaattgtttatataattcttttcagaataattttattttgtttcaaaaattaaaatattttatatattttaagtaatttttattatgaataaattatgatttattttattaaattgagctctaagagattaatttattaggaatgattaaattgatttttataaatactttaagttaattttatcataattagttgttttatataaattaaaattaaagttttggtaatagaaaaataatgaaaagttatATCAATAATCTGAATAATTGATATTTTCGGATTTAAaactgtattttataaaatgtgattaatacgtttattttataatttgaattataataattatttgaacTCATTGATATATTGATGAACATCTCAAGTTTttggataattaaatttattatatttgttgaaaattttattttaagaaaattattttattgaaagtaattaaataaaactctatgatactttgaatttaaaaataattaggagttatatgaatttttttataataattggagtttaaattaattagaatttttatataatctttattgaataattagtataattgaaattatcatttttttaattaaaaaataagaaagaattgtaccgttcaatttaagtaatttttattacGAATGAATTATGttctgttttattaatttttacttttagagattaatttattagaaatgattagattgatttttataaatactttaagtttaagtcagttaatatttatgtataatttttattataattagttatttcatataaattaaaattaaggttctggtgatagaaaaataataaaaaggtatATGATTTAATTAGATAATTGATATTTTAGATTTAAACTATAATATATAGAATTCGAtgaatatgtttattttataatttaaattaaaaataattaattaaacttaacaatatattgataaataatatttttaaatatttttaataaaatattttttattttaaaattattttattctttaattttatcaaaatatttatttatatttatttttttttataaaatctttaatttatacccctaattttcaaattgaaaatcagAAATCCTAATTCCCAAAATGAGGGacctaaccctaattttaccCTTCCTTACCAAGATACCATCATTCAGCCGCACCCTACCACATTTCATCCCCTTCAACGTAACAAATTTCAGAAATGGAAAATCAGAGAGAGGAGAGTGATGCAGAGGAGGAGCGATCGAGCAAGAGGACGCCGCTGCTGTCGCCGGGGGTTGTTTCCGCCGTCCCCGCCGTCGCCCTTGGAGACCGTCCTTGTTGCAACTGAAGCTTCCACTGTCGCCGTCGGGTTACTCCCGTCATAGAGCCTTCAATGTTGCCACAATCCGCCCCTGGAAGGGGATCTCATCGCCGCGCTCTGCTGCCACGAAGCCGTCGCGTCTTGTCGCCAAGGGTTCTGTCGCCGCCGTGCCTTGCCTCTGTCACCGCTAATCCACTGGCGTTGCTGCCAGGGCCCGTCGCCATCACCGTCGCAGGCAAGAAAGGGGAAAAACGAACAGAACGTGAGGGAGAGGAGGAGTTCTCATCGTTGTTGTATGCCCAATTAAGGTGAATGTTGTCCTCAGTTATGGTCTTAGAATCAATTATATACTTTGTCttattgaatttcttattttgctaAGTTAGTAAGCTTTCTTTGTTTTGTATATTAACCAGCAAATCTTTGAAGATGTCAAAGCTACATTGGATCTATGGTTGGGTATTTCTCCTCTTGGTTGCTTTGAGGATGGAGACTGTTATCTACCTGACAGTATAATGATTCTACTCTGcaatataattgatttaatacAACTGAAGATTCAGTTTGCTTCTTTTGTCATACTCTTTTATCCAAAATCATCACTCTGTTCTCTTTTAATCTCCTAGGTTTCTGTTCCAAATCATTCCACTTTTCTTGCTGGTTATCTTTACTATGATTTGTGCCCAAGGCTTGTTGCAAATGGACGGTTAATAGAGGTAAGTATCATTGATTTTGATTCAATCTAAATTCTTGTGTTACCCATTGGCTgccttaaattttttaaagtaatagATAAGTGCTATTTGAAACATGTATCATACTTGTCTTCATTGTTCTATTTTAATAAGAGATTGCGAAACTGGTGTATATTTTATCTCCAACTTGGTTGAATAGGAAAATAGTGAAAACATACGTGAACTTGAAAATGAATTTGGACATGATATGGTCTAAAAAGGGCAGTCTAGTGCACAAACTTCCTGTGTTACACAGGATTTCGGGAATGGCTGTACTCAATGGGTAATGTAAGTGATCTAACCTATGGCAAGCACCACACTTGTGACCGGGAGATCAAATGGAGAAAACTAAACAGTTGCTCCAAGGGTCCCTTTCATGATATGGTCTAAATCaaagttaaaaattcaaaaattttagtacATCTCTATATAGGTCCAAATGTGTGAAGCAGGTGCTGGAATTGCCGATGGAGCTGCTGTGTTTAGCAATTTCCTCGGATTACGGCATCGAGGTAGgagatattttattaaattaaatattttaaactttgaatGCCTGAAAAGTTTACATGATTATTTCAAATAGATGAATACTTGATATGTGATGGATTTTGGTTGTGGATTAAATGTGTGACTGGTTGTGTATCTGGTTGATTTTATTATAGTAAGGTAGAACATGTTGATATGTGTATACTGTAGTGTGCAAGAGTATGTTGAAAATACTATGAAGTTAGTGATGTAAACTTGATAGCAAGAAAGTTTTGTGCTAAAATGATGAGTGCTTGCTTGCTCTGGTAGTGTGAACTATTGTTAAATAACAGAGGTAAGTTATCAAATTATGATAACATGTTTAACATGATTAAGTAATTTTAAAGTTATATGAATACTGTAATGTCTATAGGAAAAAAGAATTTAAGTATGTGTTGACAATATTTATGGCTTTTTCTGTTTTTATGTTTTATCTGCTGTAAATTCAGCTCTTTTCTGTTGATTCATACATTCAATTCAACTCTTCTGTAACTggctcttctctttttttctttatttgtaatTTTGATCTTAGGCCTTTTGTTGAATGCGTTGGGCTGTTCATTTCTCGTGAGGATGACTTTCCTTATCTGCCTCATTATCCTCCCTTTAATCTTTGGTAAGTAATTTATTTCTCTTTCTATATTGTAGATCATACAATccaaattgatcttttcaaatattaTAAAGGGACTATTTATGTTGTGCAAAACTGAACTTATCTGGGTTGTCTCCTATTTCAGTGCAAGGGAAACCATCCAAGGCTGTTGTTGATACTTTGGAAGTTCTTCTTTTCAGGTTTGAATTTTTCATTGTGACAACTATTGAGGTGTtcaaagaaaaacttgaagagcAACGAACACGGCAAGAGAAAGAATTAGCTCGAGTGAAAGCTCAATTGGAAGCTCAACAAGCCGTTGTGAACTCATTCATAGCGCGCTTTGACAATGAAAGAAACTAGACAATTAAAGGTACCCCTAAAATTACTTATGGTTTTAATACATATTCATAgatgatttatatattattagtatagttTAATTGTATATGGATAATGTTctatttggtttgataaatttggttgtgtATTGGCTGAGAAGTAAGTAATGAATTGGTTGTTTTTTATGAAACCGTTgacggtggaaatatccaagtttCAGGGGaggttttatcaaaatttttctaaaaatttggataaaagttaatgaaaaaaaattataattggtgTTATATCTTATATCTAATTTTTTGTTTCGATTTTTCTCATTTACAGGAGTGTTAAAATGGTGACAACATGCTATCTAAAGGACTCAAGAACattttgattcatagagacactaattTGTGTTagacttttaacttttggttgaacttgtttaagaaatataacttgtagaactaatcaatgtagtcactaatgttattttgttttaaaataattttagttaaatgaagcatgtttgaattatctttgtttttacatattatataaatatttacttGCTTAGTGAAGTAGTTAATATatcagttaattaaaaaaataatttggtaaattatgcatgtaatttgtattaaaaaaaattgttacaaaataaatattgtgcttttgtaactaaataaaaagaaatgttacaaaatcaagttatattttgtaacaaaattttatgataaaaaaatatattgtcacgaaaaatattttgaagatcaaaatttgttatcacttttgtaacaagTTTCGGTTTTTGcatcaaaaaaatttgttacaaaatattactttgaattgtaacagtaccattttttgttacaaaaattttttgtaacgggacatactgcaacagccctttttttgttacaaatttcttttgtttcaaaattctgGTTTTTcgtaacaaatttttttgttacaaatattgttttttcttgtagtgataactaggagcctttgaaagaAAGTTTAAAACAAAAGTCGTAATACTCACGTAAACGAAAACTTGCGTACGAAGAAACGTAAGAGATatttatatgaataataaaaagggagtgttaaaaatataattaacaaaGCTTCCAACTCAGTTCGCGAAGATAAACCGGCTAGAAcatacaagtatatatatatataaaaggatcCCAAAATGACCCAAAGTAGAAAAACGACAACCTGTTTCTccgagtcaacctctaagagggacaaacataGAATACAAGGTGGAGATcctatatacatacataaatatagACAAAGATACGACCCTGAGTCCCAAGAGTTTTTCGCTTCATCAGCGACTCCAGAATACAGAGTGGTGCTTCtcaacctgcatatgaaaaaccaCAAATATTGTATGAGATGAGAAtcgggggttctcagtatggttaaggtgcctacatatataataaataaggtcccagGAAAGTCGAAGGCGATCCTAGAACCCCGACACTCAGATTTGATATAATCTTAATGGAAATAACTAAACCATAAATTCGGTTATAATGCTCTAAGGTTTCCAAGTCACAATATAACTCTAACCCTTGCTTCCACTTTCACCTAACATAACATTCTAAGGCATTCTATTGCTTAATAATAAATCATTGTTAACCAACCTTTACCACTGGTCCAACCAGTCACGGTCTAAGGCCCAAATCAAACTAacccggcctccggcccaaataaATTCAACCCGGCCTTTGGTCCAAATAAACTTAACCCGGCCTCTGGTCCAAATAAACTCAATCCGACCTCCGGCCCTTTTCAAAACAATTCATCATTATTATCAGTCCACCACCAAAGTACCCAAAATAGAAAGACAATCACAAGCACAAGGAAATACAAGGCAAACATATTTAAAGATCAGTTACAGCAAGTATCACAATTACCAGTTATACAGAATTTAtcagataggcaaaccaaaacaagtatgCACAcctaaacaaagcaaacaaatgcaacatgatgtatgcctgtccgactggccgtgagctcatgtgtcggttaaatCACTAGAAcctgacacatctggtagctaacctagacatttgtctctaggttgcgcatctctAGGAGGATCATAaacaaaggagagtgcctttc is drawn from Arachis hypogaea cultivar Tifrunner chromosome 12, arahy.Tifrunner.gnm2.J5K5, whole genome shotgun sequence and contains these coding sequences:
- the LOC112727544 gene encoding uncharacterized protein isoform X1, which gives rise to MLPQSAPGRGSHRRALLPRSRRVLSPRVLSPPCLASVTANPLALLPGPVAITVAGKKGEKRTEREGEEEFSSLLYAQLSKSLKMSKLHWIYGWVFLLLVALRMETVIYLTVSVPNHSTFLAGYLYYDLCPRLVANGRLIEVQMCEAGAGIADGAAVFSNFLGLRHRGLLLNALGCSFLVRMTFLICLIILPLIFVQGKPSKAVVDTLEVLLFRFEFFIVTTIEVFKEKLEEQRTRQEKELARVKAQLEAQQAVVNSFIARFDNERN
- the LOC112727544 gene encoding uncharacterized protein isoform X2, with translation MLPQSAPGRGSHRRALLPRSRRVLSPRVLSPPCLASVTANPLALLPGPVAITVAGKKGEKRTEREGEEEFSSLLYAQLSKSLKMSKLHWIYGWVSVPNHSTFLAGYLYYDLCPRLVANGRLIEVQMCEAGAGIADGAAVFSNFLGLRHRGLLLNALGCSFLVRMTFLICLIILPLIFVQGKPSKAVVDTLEVLLFRFEFFIVTTIEVFKEKLEEQRTRQEKELARVKAQLEAQQAVVNSFIARFDNERN